One Setaria viridis chromosome 3, Setaria_viridis_v4.0, whole genome shotgun sequence DNA window includes the following coding sequences:
- the LOC117847059 gene encoding probable polygalacturonase At1g80170 translates to MDRERWCTYPGYPTHNVGLWAIWKTGTTVPAHVFGVPRPALRTHAAPCPRTSAPLRPRCSARFDFNCSSTLLAVVRPAASEWRADTLLLARPFRSVMARAAAAVPLLLAAVVAVLLPDAADSRTLLTLDDFGAVGDGVANDTKAFADAWAAACAAGDSVILNVPAGKAFQIWPLTLAGPCGSEIKLLISGNIVAPESPSDWGPGDRTQWLHFHQVQNLKVTGGGIIDGRGRQWWARSSCQEKKNCTAQPAPKAVHFEDCQGISVLGITLQNSQQHHLTFTRCSHVKANYLRVTSPENSINTNGIHLVDSRNVHVMDSLISTGDDCVSIVGSCTDVRLRAISCGPGHGISIGTLGVNNSVDYVEKIKVDTLFISNAQNGVRIRTTKIGGGGFARKVKFGSIIMKNVTNPIIVDQGNFSDLADSSEARAAATGVQVEKINYIDIRGTSASEHAVTFSCSDAMPCRRLSLTNVNLTRVDGRNASSYCHKAFGRSIGTVIPESCLSKEDYVQHVPRHSEEDEADSDS, encoded by the exons ATGGACCGTGAACGATGGTGCACCTACCCAGGCTACCCTACCCATAATGTGGGGCTCTGGGCGATCTGGAAGACTGGCACGACCGTCCCCGCGCACGTGTTCGGTGTTCCCCGTCCGGCTCTCCGAACGCACGCCGCGCCGTGCCCTCGCACGTCCGCTCCGCTCCGCCCACGGTGCTCTGCGCGCTTCGACTTCAACTGCTCGAGTACGCTGCTCGCGGTTGTCCGGCCAGCCGCCAGCGAGTGGCGCGCGGACACTCTTCTGCTAGCGCGGCCGTTTCGTTCAGTgatggcgcgggcggcggctgccgtGCCGCTTCTGCTCGCGGCCGTCGTCGCGGTCCTCCTGCCGGACGCCGCCGACTCCCGCACCCTCCTCACGCTCGACGActtcggcgccgtcggcgacggcgtcgccAACGACACCAAG GCCTTCGCCGACGCCTGGGCGGCCGcgtgcgccgccggcgacagcgTCATCCTCAACGTGCCCGCCGGCAAGGCCTTCCAGATCTGGCCGCTCACGCTCGCCGGGCCCTGCGGCAGCGAGATCAAGCTGCTC ATTTCCGGGAACATCGTCGCGCCGGAGAGCCCCAGCGACTGGGGGCCGGGGGACCGCACGCAGTGGCTCCACTTCCACCAGGTCCAGAACCTGAAGGtgaccggcggcggcatcatCGACGGCAGGGGGCGGCAGTGGTGGGCGCGGTCGTCGTGCCAGGAGAAGAAG AATTGCACCGCGCAGCCTGCTCCCAAG GCGGTTCACTTTGAGGACTGTCAAGGGATCAGCGTGCTGGGCATCACCTTGCAGAACAGCCAGCAGCACCACCTGACGTTCACCCGGTGCTCACACGTCAAGGCCAATTACCTGAGGGTGACCTCGCCGGAGAACAGCATCAACACTAATGGAATCCACCTCGTTGACTCGAGAAATGTTCACGTCATGGATAGCCTCATCTCCACAG GTGATGACTGTGTCTCGATAGTGGGCAGCTGCACCGATGTTCGCCTAAGAGCCATCTCATGCGGACCTGGTCATGGCATCAG TATTGGAACTTTAGGAGTAAACAACTCCGTTGATTATGTGGAGAAGATCAAAGTTGACACCTTGTTCATCTCAAACGCCCAGAATGGTGTGCGCATCCGGACCACCAAG aTTGGTGGCGGTGGTTTCGCCCGCAAGGTGAAATTCGGGAGCATCATCATGAAGAACGTCACCAATCCTATCATCGTCGATCAGGGAAACTTCTCCGATCTGGCAGATTCATCTGAAGCACGG GCTGCAGCGACAGGCGTGCAGGTGGAGAAGATCAACTACATCGACATCAGGGGCACGTCGGCGTCGGAGCACGCGGTCACGTTCTCGTGCAGCGACGCCATGCCGTGCAGGCGCCTGTCGCTTACCAACGTGAACCTGACCCGGGTGGACGGGCGCAACGCGTCGTCCTACTGCCATAAGGCGTTCGGGAGGAGCATCGGCACCGTCATCCCGGAGTCCTGCCTCTCCAAGGAGGATTACGTCCAGCACGTCCCACGGCATTCTGAAGAAGACGAAGCAGATTCAGATTCCTGA
- the LOC117847555 gene encoding probable polygalacturonase At1g80170 — MAASLPPPPALALAALAAAAAILLLCGAGAAEARVLLTLDDFGAVGDGIANDTQAFLDAWAAACDSSEQAVLAVPVGKAYRIWPVQLYGPCKRKLKLLISGSIVAPASPDEWAGRDPMKWLYIYGVDGLSVSGGGTIDGSGQQWWASTCKRKKTPPCYSGPRPKTVHFEECRGVSVQGVTLQNGQQFHLTFTRCSDVKASFLRVIAPGDSPNTDGVHLNSSSHVQITDNLISTGDDCVSMVGNCSDVRVKDISCGPGHGISIGSLGKNRTTDMVENVKVDTCFLTNTTNGVRIKSWQGGMGFARDLRFESIVMKNVSNPIIIDQYYCDQPTPCANQTRAVEVRKVEFAGIRGTSATAQAISIACSDAVPCQDLELKNVNLTLEGGGHATASCYRSSGKTAGAVVPPSCLAKS, encoded by the exons ATGGCTGCGTccttgccaccaccaccagcgctcgcgctcgcggccctggcggcggcggcggcgattctCCTCCtgtgcggcgccggcgccgccgaggcccgCGTCCTCCTCACGCTCGACGActtcggcgccgtcggcgatggCATTGCCAACGACACCCAG GCATTCCTGGACGCGTGGGCCGCGGCGTGCGACTCCAGCGAGCAGGCCGTGCTCGCCGTGCCGGTCGGCAAGGCCTACCGGATCTGGCCGGTGCAGCTCTACGGGCCCTGCAAGAGGAAGCTCAAGCTGCTG ATTTCCGGCTCCATCGTCGCGCCGGCGAGCCCGGACGAGTGGGCGGGGCGGGACCCGATGAAGTGGCTCTACATCTACGGCGTCGACGGCCTGtccgtcagcggcggcggcaccatcgACGGCTCCGGCCAGCAGTGGTGGGCGAGCACCTGCAAGCGCAAGAAGACCCCG CCTTGCTACTCGGGGCCTCGTCCAAAG ACGGTGCACTTCGAGGAGTGCCGGGGCGTGAGCGTGCAGGGCGTGACGCTGCAGAACGGGCAGCAGTTCCACCTGACGTTCACGCGGTGCTCCGACGTGAAGGCCAGCTTCCTCCGGGTGATCGCGCCGGGGGACAGCCCCAACACCGACGGCGTCCACCTCAACTCCTCCTCCCACGTCCAGATCACGGACAACCTCATCTCCACAG GTGACGATTGCGTCTCCATGGTCGGCAATTGCTCTGACGTCCGTGTAAAAGACATCTCATGTGGGCCTGGCCATGGTATCAG CATCGGAAGCCTCGGCAAGAACCGGACCACCGACATGGTCGAGAACGTGAAGGTCGACACCTGCTTCCTCACCAACACCACCAACGGCGTACGGATCAAGAGCTGGCAG GGCGGCATGGGCTTCGCGCGGGACCTGCGGTTCGAGAGCATCGTAATGAAGAACGTCTCCAACCCCATAATCATCGACCAGTACTACTGCGACCAGCCCACGCCATGCGCGAACCAGACGCGGGCGGTGGAGGTGCGCAAGGTGGAGTTCGCGGGCATCCGGGGCACGTCGGCGACGGCGCAGGCGATCAGCATCGCGTGCAGCGACGCCGTGCCGTGCCAGGACCTGGAGCTCAAGAACGTCAACCTGACGCTGGAGGGCGGCGGCCACGCCACCGCGTCCTGCTACCGGTCGTCCGGGAAGACCGCCGGCGCCGTGGTCCCGCCGTCCTGCCTCGCCAAGTCCTGA